Part of the Pseudomonas abietaniphila genome is shown below.
ATCAGGGACGCAACGAACAAGGCATGTGCCACGCGGCGATGGGGTTCGCCAAGCAGCACCTGCGCCGCAAGATCTACGCGTGCACCTCGTCGGTCGGACCCGGTGCCGCCAACATGATCACCGCGGCGGCAACTGCGTCGGCCAACCGCATTCCGCTGCTGTTGCTGCCCGGTGATGTGTACGCCAGCCGTCAGCCTGACCCGGTGTTGCAACAGATAGAACAATTCCACGACCTCAGCATCAGCACCAACGATGCGTTCAAGGCCGTGAGCAAATACTGGGACCGGATCAACCGGCCCGAGCAATTGATGAGCGCCGCGCTCAACGCCATGCGCGTGCTGACTGACCCCGCCGAAACCGGCGCCGTGACCCTGGCACTGCCGCAAGACGTGCAGGGTGAGGCCTACGACTATCCCGATACCTTCCTGCAGAAACGCGTGCACCGTATTGATCGCCGCCCGCCGACCCAGGCCATGCTCAAGGACGCGTTGGCGCTGCTCAAAGGCAAGCGCAAGCCGTTGCTGATTTGCGGCGGAGGGGTGCGGTATTCCGGCGCGGCAGCCGAACTTCAGGCATTCGCCGAGCAGTTCGACATTCCGTTCACAGAGACTCAGGCGGGCAAGAGCGCGATTGTCTCGGCTCACCCCCTGAACATGGGCGGCATCGGCGAAACCGGGTCGCTGGCGGCCAACACGCTGGCACGCAAGGCGGATCTGATCATCGGCGTCGGGACGCGTTACAGCGACTTCACCACCGGCTCGAAATCGCTGTTCCAGAACCCCGACGTGCAGTTTCTCAACCTCAACGTTGGCGCGTTCGATGTGCAGAAACTCGACGGCGTCCAGGTGCTCGCCGACGCACAACTCGCATTGCAGTCGTTGAGCGATGCGCTGGGTGACTACAAGGCCGGCTGGGGTGACGCGCCGAAGCAGGCGAGGGCAGCGCTGGATGCCGAGGTGGATCGTCTGTACGCCGTGGAATACCAGACTCAGGATTTCGAACCCGAGGTCAGCGGACACCTCGACCCACAGGTGCTGCGCGACTTCATCGAAATGACCGGTTCGTGCCTGACCCAGAGCCGCGTCCTGGGCCTGCTCAATCAGCAACTGCCTGGCGATGCTGTGATCGTGGCGGCGGCGGGCAGTCTGCCCGGCGATCTGCAACGGGCGTGGCGCAGTACCAGCGTCGACAGTTATCACGTCGAATACGGCTATTCCTGCATGGGCTACGAGGTGAATGCGGCCCTCGGCGCGAAGATGGCCGCGCCCGAGCGCGAAGTCTACGCACTGGTCGGCGATGGCTCCTACATGATGCTGCACTCGGAGCTGGCGACCTCGATTCAGGAGCGGCGCAAGATCAACGTGGTGCTGCTGGACAACATGGCATTCGGTTGCATCAACAACCTGCAGATGGGCAACGGCATGGGCAGCTTCGGCACCGAGTTCCGCTTCCGCAATCCCGAGAGCGGGTTGCTCGATGGCGACTTCGTGCCGGTGGATTTCGCCATGAGCGCCGCCGCGTATGGCTGCAAGACCTACACGGTGAAAACCGTCGCAGAACTAGAGGCCGCGTTGATCGATGCGCGCAGGCAGACGGTGTCCACGCTGATCGACATCAAGGTCCTGCCCAAGACCATGATTCACGGCTACCTGTCGTGGTGGCGGGTGGGCGTGGCCGAAGTGTCGACGACGGGGGCCACCGCAGAGGCCTATGAACGGCAAAAAGCGATGCTGGCCAAGGCCCGTCAATATTGAATCAAGCAACCCCTGTAGGAGCGTGGCTTGTCTCGCGATCTGCCCGGGTTTGCGTCCGGGCGCATCGGCAGTAAATCCGTCTAGCGCGGTGTGTCAGGTTTATTCGGGTTGCAGGTTTCACGACCGGTTCCCGGCCGATCGCGGGACAAGCCACGCTCCTACAGGAAACGGAGAACACATTATGAAAATCGGACTCATCGGCTACGGCAAAGGCGGGCGCTTCTTTCATGCGCCGCTGCTCGCCAGTATGCCCGGCGCGACCTTTGCCGGTGTGGTGACGCGCTCGCCCGAGCGTCGCCTGGATCTGAGCAAGGATTACCCCAAGGTGCCGGCCTTCGACAGCCTGGCCGACATGGTGGCGGCAGGCGTCGATGCGGTGGTGATCTCCACACCCTTGGCCTCACGGCGTGCATTGATCCTGGAGGCGATCGAACTCGGGGTGCCTGTGGTCAGCGACAAACCCTTCGCGCCCGACGCCAAACAGGCGCAGGAACTGGTGGACGCCGCCGAACGCCGGGGCGTGTTGTTGGGCGTGTACCAGAACCGTCGCTGGGATTCGGATTTCCTCACGCTGCGCAAGTTGATCGATCAAGGCGTATTGGGTGACATCCGACGCTTTGAATCCCGCGTCGAGCGTTATTCGCCTTCGTCAGTGGGCAAGGAAAGCGGCGGCGGGATTTTGCGCGATCTGGGCAGTCACCTGGTGGACCAGGCACTGCAACTGTTCGGGCCGGTCAAGCGGGTGTACGCCGAACTCGAGTTCGCAACGCCGGAACAACAGGTCGATCACGGCTTCTTCGTTTCACTCATTCATGCCAACGGCGTGACGTCGCACCTGTGGGGCAACTGCCTGCAAAACGCTCAAGGTCCGCGCTTTCGGGTCAATGGTTCACAAGGCTGCTATACCGTTGATGGCCTGGACGGACAGGAAGCGGCGGCGCTGGCAGGGCTTTCCCCCAAATCCGAAGGCGAACGCTGGGGCGTCGAGGAGCATCGTCGCTGGGGCTGGTTCGAGCAGGGCGAACATCGCGAACGCGTGCCTTCCGAGCGCGGCAGTTGGCCAGAATTCTACCGTCAGCTGCAGGACGCCGTGATGAATCAAGGGCGTAATCCGGTGGACGCGCGGGATGCCGTGGCGTCGGCGACAGTGCTGGATGCCGCCAGGGTCAGCGCGCTGGAAGGGCGGGTGGTGGCGCTGTAACGGTCACCAAGGGTTCAAATTGTGGGAGCGAATTCATTCGCGGTGCAATGTGTCAGGCGACAGAGATGTGTTGAATGTGCGTGCCTCTCGCGAATGAATCCGCTCCCACGGTAGGCGTGCATCAACCGTTTTCCGCAAGATTGCATGCAACGAAAATCAAAATAGAAATAAATTCTAAAACAGGTTGAAACAGAAATTATTTTCCAATAGAGTCATTTTCAGGTTGCCGACTATCGACGTCTGAACCTGCTGTCGGATGCTTCCGACGCCAGGCCGCACGTACGAACCAAAAACAAGAAAGCCAAAAAGACAGGTACCGTCGATGAACATTTTCAAACATGCCGCCAAGGCTTGCCGTTCAGTGTCCAGCGCTCTTCTCGTTGCTCCTCGCGTCGTCTCGTACGCGAAATCCTCTGCTGTTCCTGCCCTCGAACGAACCCTCGAAACCATTGCCCGCGTCCTGTGTGTGGAAAGCCACGGGGTGATGGTCTGTGGCGCCTCGGCAGCGTCGGTTGCGCACTTCACGAACCCGCACTTCTCGGATCAAAGCTCCGCACCCAATCAAGCTCCCCATTAAAAGCAGCTTTCTGAAGACCAGCAGTCGTTAGCCAATTCACTACAACAACAAGAATTTGGAGAAAGACCGTTCATGACTACCAAAGCCCGTTTTACCTCTATGGCACTGGCCCTGATGCTCAGCAGTGGCGCCGTCATGGCCGCCGACCTGAAGATTGGTGTCGCCATGTCCCAGTTCGATGACACCTACCTGACCTACATGCGCGAAGACATGGGCAAGAAGGCCAAGGAAATGGGCGGCGTCGACCTGCAGTTCGTCGATGGGCGCAACGACGTGAACAAGCAGCTCGATCAGGTGCAGGAGCTGATCGGCAAGAAAGTCGACGCGCTGATCGTCAACCCGGTCGACACCGCCGCCACAGGGCGCATCACCAAGGCCGCCACTGACGCCGGGATTCCGCTGGTCTACGTCAATCGCCGTCCTGATGATCCGAAATTGCCCGCCGGCGTTGCCTCCGTGACCTCGGACGACAAGGAAGCCGGTCGTCTGCAGATGCAATACATCGCCGACAAACTGAAAGGCAAAGGCACCGTGGTGATCCTGCTGGGCGAACTGTCGAACAACTCGACTCGGGACCGTACCGAAGGCGTGAAGGAAGTCCTGAAAAAATACCCTGACATCAAGATTGCCGAGGAACAGGAAGGTGCATGGGGACGCCAGAAAGGCATGGACATCACCAACAACTGGCTGACCCAGGGGCGTGATTTCAGTGCGGTGCTTTCCAACAACGATGAAATGGCCATTGGCGCGTCCATGGCCCTGAAGCAGGCGGGCAAAAAGCAGGGCGACGTGCTCGTCGCCGGTGTCGACGGTACGCCTGACGGTCTGAACGCAGTGAAAAAGGGGGATCTGACCGTCTCGGTGTTCCAGGACGCCAAAGGCCAGGGCGAAGGCTCCATCGACGCGGCCGTGAAGCTGGCGAAGAAGGAAGCCCTGCCGCAACAGGCCATCGTGATTCCGTTCAAGCTGATCACGCCGGAAAACGTCAGCACCTTCAAATAACGTTCACAACACAACAACTGACACGACGCAGAGAGCGGCATGGCCGCACCTCTGTTACCGATGTCACTTGAGGAGCCTGTGACCATGTTCGCTTCCGCTACTGCTTCGACCGACGCAACGATCGATCTCGCTGCAACCACCGCCGAGCATCCCTATCTGCTGGAAATCACCAACATCAGCAAAGGTTTTCCTGGCGTGGTGGCGCTGGACAACGTCGAACTGCGCGTGCGGCCGGGCAGCGTGCTGGCCTTGATGGGTGAAAACGGCGCGGGCAAGTCCACCCTGATGAAAATCATCGCCGGCATTTACCAGCCCGATACCGGCGAAATTCTGCTGAGGGGCAAGCCGGTGGTGTTCGACACGCCGCTGGCGGCGCTGAAATCGGGCATCGCGATGATTCACCAGGAACTCAACCTGATGCCGCACATGAGCATCGCCGAGAACATCTGGATCGGTCGCGAGCAGCTCAACGGCCTGCATATGGTCGACCACCGCGCCATGCATCGCTGCACCGCCGAACTGCTGGAGCGCCTGCGCATCAACCTCGACCCCGAGGAGCAGGTGGGCAACTTGAGCATCGCCGAACGGCAGATGGTCGAGATTGCCAAGGCCGTGTCCTACGACTCTGACGTGTTGATCATGGACGAGCCAACATCGGCCATCACCGAAACGGAAGTGGCGCACCTGTTTTCGATCATTGCCGACCTGCGTGCCCAAGGTAAGGGCATCATCTACATCACCCACAAAATGAACGAAGTGTTTGCCATCGCCGACGAAGTCGCGGTGTTTCGCGACGGCGCTTACATCGGCTTGCAACGCGCCGACAGCATGGACGGCGACAGCCTGATCTCCATGATGGTGGGGCGTGAATTGACCCAGTTGTTCCCGGAGCGGGATACGCCCCTCGGCAAGCTCATGCTGTCGGTGCGCGATTTGTCGCTTGAGGGCGTCTTTGAGGGTGTGTCGTTCGATCTGCACGCGGGCGAGGTACTGGGTATCGCCGGTCTGATGGGGTCGGGCCGCACCAACGTGGCGGAAACCATTTTTGGCATCACACCCTGCACACGTGGAGAGATCCACCTGGACGGCGCGCCCATCAAAGTCACCGACCCTCATTTCGCCATCGAGAAGGGGTTTGCGCTGCTCACCGAGGACCGCAAGCTCAGTGGCCTGTTTCCCTGCCTGTCGGTACTGGAAAACATGGAAATGGCCGTTCTGCCGCATTTCGTCGGCAACGGTTTCGTGCACCAGAAAGCCCTGCGCGCCTTGTGCGAAGACATGTGCAAGAAGCTGCGGGTCAAGACGCCGTCGCTGGAGCAGTGCATCGACACCTTGTCCGGCGGTAATCAACAGAAAGCCCTGCTCGCGCGCTGGCTGATGACCAATCCGCGAGTGCTGATTCTCGACGAGCCCACGCGCGGTATCGACGTGGGTGCCAAGGCGGAAATCTATCGGCTGATCTCGCTGCTCGCCAGTGAAGGCATGGCGGTGATCATGATTTCTTCGGAGCTGCCGGAAGTGCTGGGCATGAGTGATCGGGTCATGGTCATGCACGAAGGCGAAATGATGGGCACCCTCGACCGCGCCGACGCGACTCAGGAGCGGGTCATGCATCTGGCGTCGGGCAATTCGCTCCATTGATGGGCCGTTTGCCAATGGCCCGCTGCGGGTCTGAACAAGAATAAGAGGCACGTATGAAGATGAACGCGATACTGGAAAACAAACCTGCTCTGGCACCGACCAAGCACAAGCGCCGCCTGCCCACCGAGCTGAGCATTTTTCTGGTGCTGATCGGCATCGCCCTGATCTTCGAAGTGTTCGGTTGGGTCGTGCGCGATCAGAGCTTCCTGATGAACTCCCAGCGCCTGGTGCTGATGATTTTGCAGGTGTCGATCATCG
Proteins encoded:
- the iolD gene encoding 3D-(3,5/4)-trihydroxycyclohexane-1,2-dione acylhydrolase (decyclizing): MTTTRLTMAQALVKFLDNQYVEVDGVQSKFVAGVFTIFGHGNVLGLGQALEQDSGELIVHQGRNEQGMCHAAMGFAKQHLRRKIYACTSSVGPGAANMITAAATASANRIPLLLLPGDVYASRQPDPVLQQIEQFHDLSISTNDAFKAVSKYWDRINRPEQLMSAALNAMRVLTDPAETGAVTLALPQDVQGEAYDYPDTFLQKRVHRIDRRPPTQAMLKDALALLKGKRKPLLICGGGVRYSGAAAELQAFAEQFDIPFTETQAGKSAIVSAHPLNMGGIGETGSLAANTLARKADLIIGVGTRYSDFTTGSKSLFQNPDVQFLNLNVGAFDVQKLDGVQVLADAQLALQSLSDALGDYKAGWGDAPKQARAALDAEVDRLYAVEYQTQDFEPEVSGHLDPQVLRDFIEMTGSCLTQSRVLGLLNQQLPGDAVIVAAAGSLPGDLQRAWRSTSVDSYHVEYGYSCMGYEVNAALGAKMAAPEREVYALVGDGSYMMLHSELATSIQERRKINVVLLDNMAFGCINNLQMGNGMGSFGTEFRFRNPESGLLDGDFVPVDFAMSAAAYGCKTYTVKTVAELEAALIDARRQTVSTLIDIKVLPKTMIHGYLSWWRVGVAEVSTTGATAEAYERQKAMLAKARQY
- a CDS encoding Gfo/Idh/MocA family protein, whose protein sequence is MKIGLIGYGKGGRFFHAPLLASMPGATFAGVVTRSPERRLDLSKDYPKVPAFDSLADMVAAGVDAVVISTPLASRRALILEAIELGVPVVSDKPFAPDAKQAQELVDAAERRGVLLGVYQNRRWDSDFLTLRKLIDQGVLGDIRRFESRVERYSPSSVGKESGGGILRDLGSHLVDQALQLFGPVKRVYAELEFATPEQQVDHGFFVSLIHANGVTSHLWGNCLQNAQGPRFRVNGSQGCYTVDGLDGQEAAALAGLSPKSEGERWGVEEHRRWGWFEQGEHRERVPSERGSWPEFYRQLQDAVMNQGRNPVDARDAVASATVLDAARVSALEGRVVAL
- a CDS encoding sugar ABC transporter substrate-binding protein — encoded protein: MTTKARFTSMALALMLSSGAVMAADLKIGVAMSQFDDTYLTYMREDMGKKAKEMGGVDLQFVDGRNDVNKQLDQVQELIGKKVDALIVNPVDTAATGRITKAATDAGIPLVYVNRRPDDPKLPAGVASVTSDDKEAGRLQMQYIADKLKGKGTVVILLGELSNNSTRDRTEGVKEVLKKYPDIKIAEEQEGAWGRQKGMDITNNWLTQGRDFSAVLSNNDEMAIGASMALKQAGKKQGDVLVAGVDGTPDGLNAVKKGDLTVSVFQDAKGQGEGSIDAAVKLAKKEALPQQAIVIPFKLITPENVSTFK
- a CDS encoding sugar ABC transporter ATP-binding protein — encoded protein: MFASATASTDATIDLAATTAEHPYLLEITNISKGFPGVVALDNVELRVRPGSVLALMGENGAGKSTLMKIIAGIYQPDTGEILLRGKPVVFDTPLAALKSGIAMIHQELNLMPHMSIAENIWIGREQLNGLHMVDHRAMHRCTAELLERLRINLDPEEQVGNLSIAERQMVEIAKAVSYDSDVLIMDEPTSAITETEVAHLFSIIADLRAQGKGIIYITHKMNEVFAIADEVAVFRDGAYIGLQRADSMDGDSLISMMVGRELTQLFPERDTPLGKLMLSVRDLSLEGVFEGVSFDLHAGEVLGIAGLMGSGRTNVAETIFGITPCTRGEIHLDGAPIKVTDPHFAIEKGFALLTEDRKLSGLFPCLSVLENMEMAVLPHFVGNGFVHQKALRALCEDMCKKLRVKTPSLEQCIDTLSGGNQQKALLARWLMTNPRVLILDEPTRGIDVGAKAEIYRLISLLASEGMAVIMISSELPEVLGMSDRVMVMHEGEMMGTLDRADATQERVMHLASGNSLH